A region of Curvibacter sp. AEP1-3 DNA encodes the following proteins:
- a CDS encoding efflux transporter outer membrane subunit, with product MQDTIFSTSQALRWSRFALSAVAIASLSACANFSGIFSQAKPVAAQQAGLSTQAIPADSVALDSQWWKAYGDKQLNQLVAQALANNPNLRVAQARVQRVQAGIDNANAASAPQLNAGLDATHQLYTRNGLVPAPIAGSEREIATLQATGSWELDLFGKNRAALDAAMGQSRAAQADAQAARMMLASNVARSYFQWLRVQGQLEVAQRTLAQRQQTQQLVKDRLQAGLDTQLELQQSESALPDARFQIEALKEQEALLTNALAALTGQQNGGLALTNRAPAAINSVAAAQTKVQAVPMDLLGRRADVVAARWRVEAATRDVDNAKTLFYPNINLTAFAGFSSIGFDKLVQSSSAQWGVGPAIRLPLFEGGRLRANLKGKAADLDAAIETYNAAVADAVRDVADQLASTQSIERQQAEQKAAQRSAESAYAIAVQRYEAGLGNYLNVLNAETAVLAQRKLAVDLAARSVDTQIQLIRALGGGFTDTDTTSAAAPTSDTVVR from the coding sequence ATGCAAGACACCATCTTCTCCACTTCACAAGCACTGCGCTGGAGCCGTTTTGCGCTCAGCGCGGTGGCCATTGCGTCTTTGAGCGCGTGTGCCAACTTCTCGGGCATCTTTTCCCAGGCCAAGCCGGTTGCTGCGCAGCAAGCCGGCTTGTCCACCCAAGCCATTCCTGCGGACAGCGTGGCGCTGGACAGCCAGTGGTGGAAAGCCTACGGCGATAAGCAACTCAACCAGCTGGTCGCCCAAGCCCTGGCCAACAACCCCAACCTGCGCGTGGCCCAGGCACGTGTGCAGCGCGTGCAAGCAGGAATCGATAACGCCAATGCCGCCAGCGCGCCGCAATTGAACGCCGGGCTGGATGCCACCCACCAGCTCTACACCCGCAACGGCCTGGTGCCCGCGCCGATCGCCGGCAGCGAGCGCGAGATTGCCACGCTGCAAGCCACTGGCAGCTGGGAGCTGGACCTGTTCGGCAAGAACCGCGCTGCGCTGGATGCCGCGATGGGCCAAAGCCGCGCTGCTCAAGCCGACGCCCAGGCCGCCCGCATGATGCTGGCCAGCAATGTGGCACGCAGCTACTTCCAGTGGCTGCGGGTGCAGGGCCAGCTTGAAGTTGCTCAGCGCACCCTCGCCCAGCGCCAGCAAACCCAACAACTCGTGAAAGACCGCCTGCAAGCCGGCCTGGACACCCAACTCGAGCTCCAACAAAGCGAGAGCGCCCTGCCCGATGCCCGCTTCCAGATCGAGGCCCTCAAAGAGCAGGAAGCCCTGCTCACCAACGCCCTCGCCGCCTTGACCGGACAACAAAATGGAGGCTTGGCGCTCACCAACCGTGCGCCGGCAGCTATCAATTCCGTAGCAGCTGCACAAACCAAGGTACAAGCCGTGCCCATGGACTTGTTGGGCCGGCGTGCCGACGTGGTCGCCGCCCGCTGGCGCGTCGAAGCTGCGACCCGCGATGTGGACAACGCCAAAACCCTGTTCTACCCCAACATCAACCTGACCGCGTTTGCCGGCTTCTCAAGCATAGGCTTTGACAAGCTGGTGCAAAGCAGCAGCGCCCAATGGGGCGTGGGTCCGGCCATCCGCCTGCCACTGTTTGAAGGTGGCCGCCTGCGCGCCAACCTCAAAGGCAAGGCTGCGGATCTAGATGCCGCCATTGAGACCTACAACGCCGCTGTGGCGGACGCCGTGCGCGATGTTGCCGACCAGCTGGCATCCACCCAATCGATTGAACGCCAGCAGGCCGAACAAAAAGCCGCGCAGCGATCCGCCGAAAGCGCCTACGCCATTGCCGTGCAACGCTACGAGGCAGGCTTGGGCAACTACCTGAACGTGCTCAACGCCGAGACCGCCGTGCTGGCCCAGCGCAAGTTGGCCGTAGACCTGGCGGCCCGCAGCGTAGACACCCAGATCCAGCTGATCCGCGCACTGGGTGGCGGCTTTACCGACACCGACACCACCTCGGCCGCCGCACCGACGAGCGACACCGTAGTCCGCTAA
- a CDS encoding MarR family winged helix-turn-helix transcriptional regulator — translation MQHIAPSFYRPDSYRPEDSVGYLMRSILSHVAQSVEHQLAHTDLTNAQWIPLFKLYNKQASTVAELARACELDNGATTRLLDRMEAKGLVQRVRSEQDRRVVNIQLTPAGTQAAADIPKVLCEVQNTHLEGFSTEEFENLKGYLRRILDNAQRIKAANNAAADTPSTDR, via the coding sequence ATGCAACACATTGCCCCTTCGTTTTACCGCCCCGACAGTTACCGGCCGGAAGACAGCGTCGGTTACCTGATGCGCAGCATCCTCTCGCACGTGGCCCAGTCGGTGGAGCATCAGCTCGCCCACACCGACCTGACCAACGCGCAGTGGATTCCGCTCTTCAAGCTTTACAACAAGCAGGCCTCGACAGTGGCCGAACTAGCCCGCGCCTGCGAGCTCGACAACGGCGCCACCACCCGCCTGCTGGACCGCATGGAGGCCAAAGGCCTGGTCCAGCGCGTGCGCTCCGAGCAAGACCGCCGGGTGGTCAACATCCAGCTCACCCCTGCCGGCACGCAAGCCGCAGCCGACATCCCCAAGGTGCTGTGCGAGGTGCAAAACACCCACCTCGAAGGTTTCAGCACTGAAGAGTTCGAGAACCTCAAGGGCTACCTGCGCCGCATTCTGGATAACGCCCAACGCATCAAGGCAGCCAACAACGCCGCTGCCGACACCCCCTCTACCGACCGCTAA
- a CDS encoding ABC transporter ATP-binding protein, with the protein MSSTEPLVRFSGVQKTYDGEQLVVRELNLDIQRGEFLSLLGPSGSGKTTTLMMLAGFESPTAGDILLDGKQITRTPPNKRNFGMVFQNYALFPHMTVAQNVAYPLTVRKVPKDEQEKRVQKALDMVRLTGMGERLPTRLSGGQQQRVALARALVFEPQLVLMDEPLGALDKQLREHMQLELKELHRQLGVTFVYVTHDQGEALTMSDRVAVFNEGVIQQLADAQSLYEAPSNRFVAGFVGDSTVLRGTLGGTADAPCIVLGQGQTLPGINVNNAVAGAMVEACVRPERIALHVQAPAALNTVAAQVAGIVYYGDHVRLLCSMGAGQAQATVKLPLTHACALTPPAMGSTVHLEFPTPFTRIYAL; encoded by the coding sequence ATGTCCTCTACTGAACCCTTGGTGCGCTTTAGCGGCGTGCAAAAAACGTACGACGGCGAACAGCTGGTGGTGCGGGAGCTGAACCTCGATATCCAGCGCGGTGAATTCCTGAGCCTGCTCGGACCCTCGGGCTCGGGCAAGACCACCACCCTGATGATGCTGGCCGGGTTCGAGTCCCCCACAGCAGGCGACATCCTGCTCGACGGCAAGCAGATCACGCGCACCCCGCCGAACAAGCGCAACTTCGGCATGGTGTTCCAGAACTACGCACTGTTCCCCCACATGACGGTGGCACAGAACGTGGCCTACCCGCTCACCGTGCGCAAAGTGCCTAAAGACGAGCAAGAAAAGCGGGTGCAAAAGGCCTTGGACATGGTGCGACTGACCGGCATGGGCGAGCGCCTGCCCACCCGCCTCTCCGGCGGCCAGCAGCAACGCGTGGCACTGGCGCGCGCACTGGTGTTCGAGCCCCAACTGGTGCTCATGGACGAGCCCTTGGGCGCGCTGGACAAGCAGTTGCGCGAACACATGCAGCTCGAACTCAAAGAGTTACACCGTCAGCTGGGTGTGACCTTTGTGTACGTCACCCATGACCAGGGCGAAGCCCTGACCATGAGCGACCGTGTGGCGGTGTTCAACGAAGGTGTGATCCAGCAACTGGCAGATGCCCAAAGCCTGTACGAAGCCCCCAGCAACCGCTTTGTGGCCGGTTTTGTGGGGGACAGTACGGTGCTTCGCGGCACATTGGGTGGCACTGCAGATGCCCCCTGCATAGTCCTGGGCCAAGGCCAGACGCTGCCCGGTATCAATGTCAATAACGCCGTTGCAGGCGCCATGGTGGAAGCCTGTGTGCGACCCGAGCGGATTGCGCTGCACGTACAGGCGCCCGCTGCACTGAACACCGTCGCCGCCCAAGTGGCCGGCATTGTGTATTACGGCGACCACGTGCGCTTGCTGTGCTCAATGGGTGCCGGACAGGCACAAGCCACCGTGAAGCTGCCGCTCACCCACGCATGTGCTCTTACTCCACCCGCCATGGGCAGCACGGTGCACCTTGAGTTCCCGACTCCCTTTACGCGCATTTACGCGCTCTGA
- the speB gene encoding agmatinase, with amino-acid sequence MDLNQPLSGNAMPRFGGIASMMRLPVATSAQGLDAAFIGVPLDIGTSHRPGARFGPRQIRAESCLLRPYNMATGAAPFDALQVADLGDVPINTYSLLKSVDIITAYYAEVLGHGCIPLTLGGDHTIALPILRAMAAQHGPVAMVHVDAHADVNEDMFGERIAHGTPFRRAVEEGLLDCSKVTQIGLRGTGYAADDFDWPRRQGFTLVPAHEVWHQSLAPVMEQVRQRVGNTPCYLSFDIDGIDPAYAGGTGTPEIGGLTVPQALEIIRGCRGLNIVGADLVEVSPPYDTTGNTALLGANLLYEMLCVLPGVPVR; translated from the coding sequence ATGGATTTGAACCAACCTCTCTCCGGCAATGCCATGCCGCGCTTCGGCGGCATCGCCAGCATGATGCGCCTGCCGGTCGCCACATCCGCCCAGGGGCTGGATGCTGCTTTCATCGGTGTGCCGCTGGACATAGGTACCAGCCACCGCCCGGGTGCGCGTTTCGGCCCCCGCCAGATCCGCGCGGAATCCTGCCTGCTGCGCCCCTACAACATGGCCACCGGTGCTGCGCCGTTTGATGCCCTGCAAGTGGCTGATCTGGGCGATGTGCCCATCAACACCTACTCGTTGTTGAAGTCTGTCGACATCATCACCGCCTATTACGCCGAGGTGCTGGGCCACGGCTGCATACCGCTTACTCTGGGCGGTGACCACACCATTGCACTACCCATTCTGCGGGCCATGGCCGCCCAACACGGCCCGGTGGCGATGGTGCATGTGGATGCGCATGCCGACGTGAATGAAGACATGTTCGGCGAGCGCATTGCGCACGGCACTCCCTTCCGCCGCGCTGTGGAAGAGGGCCTGCTCGATTGCAGCAAGGTCACCCAGATCGGGTTGCGCGGCACCGGCTACGCGGCCGATGATTTCGATTGGCCGCGCCGCCAAGGCTTTACGCTGGTACCCGCCCACGAGGTGTGGCACCAGTCCTTGGCCCCCGTGATGGAGCAGGTGCGCCAGCGGGTGGGCAACACCCCCTGCTACCTGAGCTTTGACATTGACGGTATTGACCCTGCCTACGCCGGCGGTACCGGGACGCCTGAAATCGGTGGACTGACCGTGCCGCAGGCGCTAGAGATCATCCGGGGTTGCCGTGGGCTTAATATCGTTGGGGCAGACTTGGTGGAGGTATCACCGCCCTACGACACCACGGGCAATACCGCCTTGCTAGGGGCCAACCTGTTGTACGAGATGCTGTGTGTGCTGCCCGGGGTGCCGGTGCGCTGA
- a CDS encoding NAD-dependent succinate-semialdehyde dehydrogenase: protein MSTSPLSLLKDPSLLQTDALINGQWVTGASRFAVTDPSNGQHLADVANLGAADAEAAIAAANAAWPAWKSKTAKERSIILRKWFDLLMANQEDLARIMTAEQGKPFAEAKGEIAYGASFVEWFAEEAKRVNGETLPQFDNNRRLMVIKQPIGVCAAITPWNFPLAMITRKVAPALAAGCPVIIKPAELTPLTALAAAELAIRAGIPAGVLNMITADSDQSIAVGKVICASDVVRHLSFTGSTEVGRILMAQSAPTVKKLSLELGGNAPFIVFDDADVDSAVEGALASKYRNAGQTCVCANRFYVQAGVYDQFVAKFSAKVKAMKVGNGFEDGVVQGPLIEDAAIEKVKRHVADAVAKGGKVETGGNALQGQFFEPTVVSGATADMLCAREETFGPFAPVFKFQSEQEAIDAANATEFGLASYFYSRDIGRIYRVGEALEYGMVGVNVGILATEHVPFGGVKQSGLGREGSHFGMDDYIEVKYLCLGDILK, encoded by the coding sequence ATGTCCACATCGCCGCTTTCCCTCTTGAAAGACCCCAGCCTGCTCCAGACAGACGCACTCATCAATGGCCAGTGGGTGACTGGCGCCAGCCGCTTTGCGGTGACCGATCCGTCCAACGGCCAGCACTTGGCCGATGTGGCCAACCTCGGTGCCGCAGACGCGGAAGCCGCCATCGCCGCTGCCAACGCCGCCTGGCCCGCCTGGAAAAGCAAGACCGCCAAAGAGCGCAGCATCATCCTGCGCAAGTGGTTTGATTTGCTGATGGCCAACCAGGAAGACCTGGCCCGCATCATGACCGCCGAGCAAGGCAAGCCATTTGCCGAGGCCAAGGGCGAGATTGCCTATGGCGCCAGCTTTGTGGAATGGTTCGCCGAAGAAGCCAAGCGCGTCAACGGCGAGACCCTGCCCCAGTTCGACAACAACCGCCGCCTCATGGTCATCAAGCAGCCCATCGGCGTGTGTGCAGCCATCACGCCTTGGAACTTCCCACTGGCCATGATCACCCGCAAGGTGGCGCCCGCCTTGGCTGCCGGTTGCCCGGTCATCATCAAGCCCGCGGAACTCACCCCGCTGACTGCGCTGGCAGCCGCCGAGTTGGCCATCCGCGCCGGCATTCCGGCCGGTGTGCTCAACATGATCACCGCCGACAGCGATCAGTCCATTGCCGTGGGCAAGGTCATTTGCGCCAGCGACGTGGTGCGCCATCTGAGCTTCACCGGTTCCACCGAAGTGGGCCGCATCCTGATGGCGCAAAGCGCGCCCACGGTCAAAAAGCTGTCGCTGGAGTTGGGTGGTAATGCGCCCTTCATCGTGTTCGACGACGCCGATGTGGACTCTGCGGTCGAAGGCGCTCTGGCCAGCAAGTACCGCAACGCCGGCCAGACCTGCGTGTGCGCCAACCGCTTCTATGTGCAGGCCGGCGTGTACGACCAGTTCGTGGCCAAGTTCAGCGCCAAAGTAAAGGCCATGAAGGTCGGCAACGGCTTTGAAGATGGCGTGGTGCAAGGCCCGCTGATCGAGGATGCCGCCATCGAGAAGGTCAAACGCCACGTAGCAGACGCAGTGGCCAAAGGCGGCAAAGTGGAAACCGGCGGTAACGCCCTGCAAGGCCAGTTCTTCGAGCCTACCGTGGTCTCCGGCGCTACTGCTGACATGCTTTGCGCCCGCGAAGAAACCTTCGGCCCCTTTGCCCCGGTGTTCAAATTTCAATCCGAGCAAGAAGCCATTGACGCAGCCAACGCCACCGAATTCGGCCTGGCCAGCTACTTCTACAGCCGCGACATCGGCCGCATCTACCGCGTAGGCGAGGCGCTGGAGTACGGCATGGTGGGCGTGAACGTAGGCATTCTGGCGACCGAGCACGTGCCGTTCGGCGGTGTCAAACAATCGGGCCTCGGCCGCGAGGGCTCGCACTTCGGCATGGATGACTACATCGAGGTCAAGTACCTCTGCTTGGGCGACATCCTGAAATAA
- a CDS encoding ABC transporter permease codes for MSMQASAIQPPGDLRAALSRAESRRKWRAFSLTLPLLVFLLLTLLVPIAALLMRAVENPEVAKALPTTVEALAGWDRTSQPQAAAYAALVQDLSHLPDTADAGALARRLNTEAPGARSLIMGAYKALPIEGDAESVRQQLLDKDARWAEPEFWQAIAKNGSRWTPDYLLASVDLKRDANGHIERMPEEQRAYSGILVRTFQISFIVTLLCLVLAYPLAYWLSTLPERKANVLMILVLVPFWTSILVRVAAWIVLLQSEGLVNGALLGIGVISEPLALLFNRTGVIISMVHILLPFMILPLYSVMKSVPPTYVRAAVSLGSAPLAAFVRVYVPQTFPGVGAGALLVFILAIGYYITPALLGGADDQMLSYYIARYTNVEVNWGMACALGALLLATTLVLYGVYRRIGKSDLALA; via the coding sequence ATGTCCATGCAAGCCAGTGCCATCCAGCCCCCGGGCGATCTCCGTGCGGCACTCTCCCGTGCGGAGTCCCGCCGCAAATGGCGGGCATTCAGCCTGACACTGCCCTTGCTGGTGTTTTTGCTCCTGACCCTGCTGGTTCCCATTGCAGCGCTCCTGATGCGCGCGGTGGAAAACCCCGAAGTCGCCAAGGCCCTGCCCACCACGGTAGAAGCCTTGGCAGGTTGGGACCGCACGTCCCAACCCCAAGCTGCGGCCTACGCAGCCTTGGTTCAAGATTTATCGCACCTGCCGGACACAGCAGATGCCGGCGCTCTGGCGCGCCGCCTGAACACCGAAGCGCCCGGGGCACGCTCGCTGATCATGGGTGCCTACAAGGCCCTGCCCATCGAAGGTGATGCTGAATCCGTCCGCCAGCAGTTGCTGGACAAAGACGCCCGCTGGGCCGAGCCGGAGTTCTGGCAGGCTATTGCCAAAAACGGCTCTCGCTGGACGCCCGACTACTTGCTGGCCTCGGTGGACCTGAAGCGTGATGCCAACGGCCACATCGAACGCATGCCCGAAGAGCAGCGTGCTTACAGCGGCATTCTGGTACGGACCTTCCAGATCAGCTTTATCGTGACCCTGCTGTGCCTGGTGCTGGCATACCCGCTGGCCTACTGGCTCTCCACCTTGCCGGAGCGCAAAGCCAACGTGCTGATGATTCTGGTGCTGGTGCCTTTCTGGACCTCCATCCTTGTTCGGGTGGCGGCGTGGATCGTGTTGCTGCAGTCCGAAGGTCTGGTCAACGGTGCGCTGCTGGGCATCGGTGTGATCAGCGAACCATTGGCGCTCCTGTTCAACCGTACCGGCGTCATCATTTCCATGGTGCACATCCTGCTGCCCTTCATGATTTTGCCGCTATACAGCGTGATGAAGAGCGTGCCACCCACCTATGTGCGTGCTGCTGTGTCGCTGGGCAGTGCTCCGCTGGCTGCATTTGTGCGGGTTTATGTGCCGCAAACCTTTCCCGGTGTGGGTGCCGGCGCACTGCTGGTGTTCATTCTGGCCATTGGCTACTACATCACGCCGGCGCTGCTGGGTGGTGCAGATGACCAGATGCTGAGCTACTACATCGCCCGCTACACCAACGTTGAAGTCAACTGGGGCATGGCCTGCGCCTTGGGTGCCCTGCTGCTGGCCACCACACTGGTGCTCTATGGCGTGTACCGCCGCATCGGGAAATCCGACCTGGCTTTGGCATAA
- a CDS encoding ABC transporter substrate-binding protein, with product MKKSLIAAASIAACFAMNVHAQDAITVVNFGGANANAQKVAYYEPVAKEGVKVTAVEYNGEQAKIKAMVETKNVTWDVVEVESPDVARGCDEGLFEKLDYSKIAPKADLLPSAVSECGVGVFVWSTVMAYNGDKLKKAPTSWADFFDTNKIPGKRGMRKGARYNLEFALLADGVKPADVYKVLATKDGAERAFKKLTALKPNIQWWEAGAQAPQFLVAGDVVLSTVYNGRIDAANREGRNLQIYWPGGIYDLDYWVIPKGTAKKDAAYKFLNFAMKPENQAVYAQNIAYGPTNKKALAKLSAKVLGDLPTSEKNAKEALQFNTTFWADQGEALEKRFAAWATQ from the coding sequence ATGAAAAAAAGCCTGATCGCTGCTGCGTCTATTGCTGCCTGCTTTGCGATGAATGTCCACGCCCAAGATGCCATTACCGTGGTGAACTTCGGTGGTGCCAATGCGAACGCCCAGAAAGTCGCGTACTACGAGCCCGTTGCCAAAGAAGGCGTCAAGGTCACCGCAGTGGAATACAACGGCGAGCAAGCCAAGATCAAGGCCATGGTGGAAACCAAGAACGTGACCTGGGACGTGGTGGAAGTCGAATCTCCTGACGTAGCCCGCGGCTGCGACGAAGGCCTGTTCGAAAAGCTGGACTACAGCAAGATTGCCCCCAAAGCTGACCTACTGCCCTCCGCTGTGAGCGAGTGTGGTGTGGGTGTGTTTGTGTGGTCCACCGTGATGGCCTACAACGGCGACAAGCTCAAAAAAGCCCCTACCAGCTGGGCAGACTTCTTTGACACCAACAAGATCCCTGGCAAGCGCGGCATGCGCAAAGGCGCCCGCTACAACCTCGAGTTCGCTTTGCTGGCCGACGGTGTGAAGCCCGCAGACGTCTACAAGGTTCTGGCCACCAAAGACGGTGCAGAACGCGCCTTCAAGAAATTGACCGCCCTCAAGCCCAACATCCAGTGGTGGGAAGCCGGCGCCCAGGCACCCCAGTTCCTGGTGGCTGGCGATGTGGTCTTGTCCACCGTGTACAACGGCCGTATTGACGCCGCCAACCGCGAAGGCCGCAACCTGCAAATCTACTGGCCCGGTGGCATTTATGACCTGGACTACTGGGTTATCCCCAAGGGCACTGCCAAGAAAGACGCCGCCTACAAGTTCCTGAACTTCGCCATGAAGCCGGAGAACCAGGCTGTGTACGCCCAGAACATCGCTTACGGCCCGACCAACAAGAAGGCTCTGGCCAAGCTCAGCGCCAAGGTCTTGGGTGACCTGCCTACTTCCGAAAAGAACGCCAAGGAAGCTTTGCAGTTCAACACCACCTTCTGGGCTGACCAAGGCGAAGCCCTGGAAAAGCGCTTTGCTGCCTGGGCCACCCAGTAA
- the ltrA gene encoding group II intron reverse transcriptase/maturase, with translation MSRVVDRDNMQLAYSRVMKNRGAPGIDGMRCEDLKTWLKVNWSQVKKSLLDGTYRPQAVRRVDIPKPQGGVRTLGVPTVVDRLIQQALHQAMQPLFEPTFSQSSYGFRPGKSAKQAVSKAAEYIRGGKRWVVDMDLEKFFDRVNHDVLMARVARQVQDKTVLSLIRRFLEAGMMANGVETPRYEGTPQGGPLSPLLSNILLTDLDRELEARKLLFCRYADDCNIYVSSQRAGQRIMEGIKRFLANRLKLTVNETKSAVERPWKRKFLGYSVTAQRASKIRIAKESTQRLMHAVRTYCAQGRGRPLPQTIEKLNPVLRGWMNYFSLTQSHKPIEALDMWVRRRLRALMWRQWKRTKTRESKMLALGLDAQRAWKSSVNGHGPWWNAGAKHLRQALPTKYFTQLGLVSLVATHQHLQRPT, from the coding sequence ATGAGCCGAGTCGTGGATCGCGACAACATGCAGCTCGCTTACAGCCGAGTCATGAAGAATCGCGGCGCACCCGGCATTGACGGAATGCGCTGTGAAGACCTCAAGACGTGGCTCAAAGTGAACTGGTCGCAAGTAAAGAAGTCGTTACTGGATGGAACCTACCGCCCCCAAGCGGTACGTCGGGTGGACATACCCAAGCCGCAAGGCGGGGTACGCACGCTCGGAGTGCCCACGGTGGTGGACAGGCTGATTCAGCAGGCGCTACATCAGGCGATGCAACCCCTGTTTGAACCTACCTTCTCGCAAAGCAGCTACGGCTTCAGACCGGGGAAAAGTGCGAAGCAGGCGGTAAGCAAAGCGGCAGAGTACATCCGTGGCGGCAAGCGCTGGGTGGTGGACATGGACCTGGAGAAATTCTTCGACCGTGTCAACCACGACGTGCTGATGGCGCGGGTGGCACGCCAGGTACAGGACAAAACCGTCCTGAGCCTGATACGCAGGTTTCTGGAGGCCGGGATGATGGCCAACGGGGTAGAGACACCACGGTACGAGGGTACACCGCAAGGCGGCCCCCTGTCACCACTACTGTCCAACATCCTGTTGACTGATTTAGACCGGGAGCTAGAGGCACGCAAGCTGCTGTTTTGCAGGTATGCGGATGACTGCAACATCTACGTGAGCAGTCAGCGGGCGGGCCAACGCATCATGGAGGGCATAAAGAGGTTTCTTGCAAACCGGCTCAAGCTCACTGTGAACGAGACCAAAAGTGCGGTTGAGCGGCCATGGAAACGCAAGTTTCTGGGATACAGCGTGACAGCACAACGAGCCAGCAAAATCCGAATAGCCAAGGAAAGCACGCAACGCCTGATGCACGCCGTGCGCACATACTGTGCACAGGGACGGGGCAGGCCACTGCCCCAGACCATCGAAAAGCTAAATCCGGTTTTACGGGGATGGATGAACTACTTCAGCCTGACCCAGAGCCACAAGCCCATCGAAGCACTGGATATGTGGGTACGTAGACGGCTACGCGCCCTGATGTGGAGGCAATGGAAAAGGACAAAGACGCGGGAATCCAAAATGCTCGCACTCGGGCTCGATGCCCAGCGGGCATGGAAGTCCAGCGTCAATGGCCATGGTCCATGGTGGAACGCCGGTGCCAAACACCTGCGCCAAGCTCTCCCGACGAAATACTTCACGCAACTCGGGCTGGTCTCGCTGGTGGCAACCCACCAGCACCTCCAGCGTCCTACTTGA
- a CDS encoding ABC transporter permease, producing MFKLPEFPLYFTLADKAGWWLLRIVCVLVLGYLLAPILAIIPLSFSSSSFLTYPIPGWSTKWYSHLFTAPEWSNAMRNSFIVAPAATVIATVLGTLAAVGLTRTEFRFKGLLMAFLIAPMVVPVIVIGVATYLYFAPLGLSDSYVGLIAVHAAMGAPFVLTTVLATLANFNHNLVRASLSLGETPFNTFMRVTLPVIAPGVISGALFAFATSFDEVVVTLFLAGAEQTTLPRQMFTGIRENISPTIAAVATLLILFTTTMLLVLEWLRGRKA from the coding sequence ATGTTCAAACTGCCCGAATTTCCCCTCTACTTCACGCTGGCCGACAAGGCCGGTTGGTGGCTGTTGCGAATTGTGTGTGTGCTGGTGCTGGGCTACTTGCTTGCGCCCATCCTGGCCATCATTCCGCTGTCGTTTTCCAGCAGCTCATTCCTGACCTACCCCATCCCCGGCTGGTCGACCAAGTGGTACAGCCACTTGTTCACCGCGCCCGAGTGGTCTAACGCCATGCGCAACAGCTTCATCGTGGCGCCCGCCGCTACGGTGATTGCGACGGTCTTGGGCACCTTGGCTGCCGTGGGCCTGACCCGCACCGAATTTCGTTTCAAGGGCCTGCTGATGGCATTCCTGATCGCCCCCATGGTGGTGCCGGTGATCGTGATCGGCGTAGCCACCTACCTGTATTTCGCCCCCTTGGGTCTGAGCGACAGCTATGTGGGCCTGATTGCCGTGCACGCTGCCATGGGCGCCCCCTTTGTGCTGACCACCGTGCTCGCCACCCTGGCCAACTTCAACCACAACCTGGTGCGCGCCTCGCTGAGCCTTGGCGAGACACCGTTCAACACCTTCATGCGGGTCACCCTGCCGGTGATTGCCCCGGGTGTGATTTCGGGTGCGCTGTTCGCCTTTGCCACCTCGTTTGACGAAGTGGTGGTGACCCTGTTCTTGGCTGGCGCCGAGCAGACCACCCTGCCGCGCCAGATGTTCACCGGCATCCGCGAAAACATCTCGCCCACGATTGCAGCGGTGGCCACCTTGTTGATCCTGTTCACCACCACCATGTTGCTGGTGCTGGAGTGGCTGCGCGGCCGCAAAGCCTGA